From the genome of Herpetosiphonaceae bacterium:
CTCGAATAAGGTTCGCCTGGTGCAATACTTTGAGCGCAACCGCTTCGAGCACTATCCCGAGCTGTCGGGAACGCCATTCGAGATCCAGATCGGACGGCTTGGCGACGATCTGCTGCGCCGCGAAGGCATCGATTGGACCAGGCTGCCGAAGCAGAGCGACGCGCCGCCGGAATGCCTGTTCTTCGAGCAGACCGGCCACCGGCTCTGCCCGCCCTTCCGCCAGTACTGGGAGGCGAACGGTGGTCTGACGCTCTATGGCATGCCGCTCTCCGAAGCCTACGAGGAAGACGGTCGGCTGGTGCAGTATTTCGAGCGCAATCGCTTCGAGTACTTCCCCGACAAAGTGGGTACGCCCTTTGAAGTCCAGCTCGGCCTGCTGGGCCGCGAGCTGTATAGCACCTGGATCGTGTGGCCGCAGTAGCCCCGCGCCGCCGAAACATCTTCGCCCTCAGGGTCAGCCGACACATTCGGCTGGCCCTTTTATGATCGCGCTGCGTTGTGACGGTAGCTGTCACAACGCGCCGCTAGACTGGCCGCACATCGTAACCGTTTCGAGGAGGCTGTATGGCGTTGTTTAGCGAGGCGCACAGGAAACCAACCAGAGAATCCTTTCTTTTGAGCCGGATTGCGCAGCAAGCGTTGCTGGTTCCCGAAGCCAGCATTTTACTTGGCTTACTGCTGATCGCGTGGGTCTTCAACTTCCCGCCGCTGATCGGCATCCTGGCGATCGTCACAGCCTTTGTCTTCGGTCTACGCCTTGGCCTCATGACGCTCGCTGAACAACAACTTGCGCAAGGCGCGTACGAGCGAGCCGACCGGCTGGTGCAGGCGGCGCTGCGGCTCAATCCGTGGTCGGTGGATGCGCTGGTGCTGCGCGCGCAGGGCCTCGTGCAGCAGGGCGACGACGAAGCAGCCGAGGCGCTGCTGCGCCGCGCCGCGCGGATCTACCCGAACGATCCCGCGATCCAAAGCGGGCTGGCGACGGTCATTCTGGCGCAGGGGCGGATTGCGGAGGGCGCACAGCTTGCCCGCCTGGATGATGCGGCGGACATTCAGCTACCGCAGGTTATCCAGCAGCGGGCCTGGATTGCGCTGCATGTGGAAGAAAACGCGGCCAAAGCACGCACGCTGATCCTGAGCGCCGATCCGAGCCGCTTCCCGCCGCGTATCGCGCTGCCGCTGCTGATGACTCTCGGCGAGGCGCAGATTAGCCTTGGCGCGCGAGATGCAGCCGAGGCGGTGCTGCAAACGATCGAGGCCGAGCTGCCAGCCTGTCCACGCTCGCAGCAGGCCGAGCTGCTGTATCATCTGGGACGCCTCCGCGCGGCGCTTGGCGAGTCATGTACGGTCTATTTCAGGCGCAGCGTCGAGCTTGATCCCGAAGGACGGTATGCGCAATCGGCCTGGCGCAGCGCTGTCAACGGTTAATCTCACCCATTAGACCGTGGGGGCACGGTGGTGCCCTGGGCATCGGCAGTACGCCCCTACGAGATCAAACCTTTTGCACAACGCTGGAAACGGGCTTCTTGAACATACAGGAACGATATTCGTAACAACGCGACGAGCGGCGCTGCGCAGCGCCGCTCGTCGCGTGGATCTTCTGGCTTCTTAGCCGCCCAGCGTCAGTTGCGTCTGCTGCTCACGGCCCTCGCGCAGGAAGGTGATCGTCACGCTATCGCCGACATCGGCCTCCGTCTCCAGAATATTGCGCAGATCGCCGATCGTGCGCACCTGCTGGCCGTTGATCGCGATAATGATATCGCCGTTGGTCGGATAGCGCTGGCCGTTGCTCAGCGACACGCCCTCGGTCGCGCCGCGCAAGCCTGCGCGATCGGAGGGGCCGCCCGGCGTTACCTCAGCCAGCATCACGCCGCTGGTCGTGGGGAAGTTGAGCTGAAGCGCCAGCTCAGGATCGACCGGCACCACGCTTGCGCCGATTCGAGGCCGCTGATACTGGCCGCGCTCGATTAGCTGCCGCGCCACGCGCTTGATGCGGTTGACCGGCACCGCAAAGCCTAGCCCGACGTTGCCCTGATTGCGCGATGCGATCAGCGTGTTCATGCCGATCACCCGACCGCGCGAGTCGAACAATGGGCCGCCGGAGTTGCCGGGATTGATCGAGGCATCGGTCTGGATCAAGCCCTGCAAGCTGCTGTCGGGATCGTCCTCGCCCAGATCTTCGATCGAGCGGTTGAGCGCGCTGACAATGCCCGATGTTACAGTCTGCTGCAATCCCAGCGGGCTGCCGATCGCGATGGTGATCTGCCCAACTCTGACGACGGAGGAATCGCCCAGCTCGACCGCCTGAATGCCTTGCGGCAGCCGCTCGGCTCTCACCACCGCAATATCGCCCTCAGCGAATGTGCCCACCAGCTCGCCGCGACTCACGCTGCGGTCGGCAAAGGTGATGAAGATCTGCTGC
Proteins encoded in this window:
- a CDS encoding tetratricopeptide repeat protein, with product MALFSEAHRKPTRESFLLSRIAQQALLVPEASILLGLLLIAWVFNFPPLIGILAIVTAFVFGLRLGLMTLAEQQLAQGAYERADRLVQAALRLNPWSVDALVLRAQGLVQQGDDEAAEALLRRAARIYPNDPAIQSGLATVILAQGRIAEGAQLARLDDAADIQLPQVIQQRAWIALHVEENAAKARTLILSADPSRFPPRIALPLLMTLGEAQISLGARDAAEAVLQTIEAELPACPRSQQAELLYHLGRLRAALGESCTVYFRRSVELDPEGRYAQSAWRSAVNG
- a CDS encoding trypsin-like peptidase domain-containing protein; the protein is MHNDRVRRSLAALFLCVMLVLAGCDVVQEQAQQNRESPSQGQATREQSPPAQPTPRSSTSAPLGDQQIGRGGVALAQEPVPTPLPGDASALSEYERIINNVYARNINAVVNLTDGQGTGSGFVIDQEGHIVTNHHVAGEMQQIFITFADRSVSRGELVGTFAEGDIAVVRAERLPQGIQAVELGDSSVVRVGQITIAIGSPLGLQQTVTSGIVSALNRSIEDLGEDDPDSSLQGLIQTDASINPGNSGGPLFDSRGRVIGMNTLIASRNQGNVGLGFAVPVNRIKRVARQLIERGQYQRPRIGASVVPVDPELALQLNFPTTSGVMLAEVTPGGPSDRAGLRGATEGVSLSNGQRYPTNGDIIIAINGQQVRTIGDLRNILETEADVGDSVTITFLREGREQQTQLTLGG